One Camelus bactrianus isolate YW-2024 breed Bactrian camel chromosome 26, ASM4877302v1, whole genome shotgun sequence genomic window, CAGAGCTAGATCCTATCAAATCAAAGCAACGATTTGGATTTTTGTAAACAACAACATTGCAACTTTCACAAAAACAGATGGTCCAGCCCCAGGAGCAGATGATAACTGGAGCAGCTCTGTGGGGAACGAGAACGGAGGAGAGAGTTGTTGAAACTGCCCACTAGAACAGTGGTTCCAGATCCTGCAATTCTCAGCATTTGACAGCAACACGGGAAGAAAGGACTGTGTCGGTCCCGGTGGCTGTGTAGACACCTACCTCACAGACTTGTTTCAGAGGACTGACACTTGTGTTCAAACTTCATGATTTAAGAGTTTGTCAAGCAGTTATTCTCTGGAATAAAAGCAAATGGTTAAAAGTAGCTGtgaattttcctgttttctttgatGTCGTTTGCTTTAAAGTTCAGAACTCCTGAAACAGCACTCAGCAGAATGGCTGCaatggttttctttttcactaatGGACATCCAGTGTCTCCTCACATTTCTAATCAGTTTTGCttggacattttaatttttttttaattaaaatttttttattttatatttattttgttgggggaggtaattaggtgggTTTGGGGGGGGTTTGTTTGTTGTGTTTTGAAATGGatgcactggggattgaacccaggaccttgtgcatgctaagcacacagtctaccactgagctatatatacatACCTCCCTCggatattttcaaatttaaaaagcagaaatgttTTGGGGGAAAATAGTTTAACCTGGGCCATCTATATTAATTCTGGACAGTGAAGGTGGAATTAGAGTTACTCGCACCTGATTCTCCACCCGTTTCTTTTGAGTGTATATTTAATGGCAGTTGTAACTGAAACGCTCTTCCCCAAGTCTGAGGAACAGGAAAGGCACTCAAGGTCTAAGGCCCTAAAAGAGTTTCCCAGGACCAGGTGAGTAGGAGGCGATACTATCACAGAGATAGAGACAAACGTTGAGTTTTGGTGGTTCTGTCAGATCCAGACCATCTTCACAGCATCCATGTTAGTCTCATGCATTGAGTTCTTAACTGCAGGCAAATCTGAGGTGTTATCAGCCACTGTCACCTTCATTCCCTGCAACCCATCTTGTCCCGGGCCCCAGAACGGAGCAAACAGGAGTACACACCCAGGAGACGTCACTGAGCATGTCTGAACACTGTCCTTTATCCCTCCAACTCGTGGCCTTTAGAGGGGAAGGTAGTATTTGATCCAGGAGAGGGCTAAGGGCTAAAGATGTTTCAAACTTTTATCTAATAGttagattttataatttaaaaacacaaaatgtaaaaagaacTACTTAAAAATGTCTAATCATTCCAGTCAACACACTCACCCTTCTAAACGGTCTTCGAGAAAAGCTCCATGAAAATTAGTATTTGTTTCACTCATCCTAGAATTTTAGAATTGTAAGGGGCATTAGAAACTGGCTAGTTTTTATGCTTTCTCTGTGAAAATCAGATGAAAGCTATAGATTATTCCCCacaaaaatgcacatttacacatgtatgtatagttTTGATTCATCTTCAAGGGATTCAAAGAGCAGACCATTCATGGATTCCAAATTAAGAATTCCTCAGTCCTGTAGCCTCACTCTACAGATGAAGATATGGCCCAGAGAGAATGAATGCTagggcattttaaaataaaaactgtttatAGAAAAAGTAGCCTAGTTGGATGGAAATTAAAATCTAAACTGTTAGATATCAGTGAGTTTAAAACATCTTTAGTCCTTAGCCTTCTTCAACGTCAAAACAAGTggcttatttttcagtttatcaAACAAGACAGTTTACCCATCTAGAAAAATTGTGACAAAACTTACCCTTTTAAGGTCAATGAGttaaattttctgtttccctTAAAAAGTGTTCTATTAGTAAGTGAATTGGCTCTTGGCCTCTTGAGACTCTGAAAAATGTCAAGCTTCTAACTAACCTTCAGTTTATCCTTATTCTCTTTCCCTTAAATGGTCATATAAAGCTAAGGCACATTTTCACTTTTGATATTCACTGAAGGGGTCAAATGAGCATATAAACATCtcattctctaaaaaaaaaaataacgagCAGTTTTGCCTATCTTGTGTGGCCCTTGTTTGCTTAATAAactattttattacatagaatGCCAAACATTTTGTAAATCATAAGGGTTAGGTGAACACACTGTTTAGCCATCACCTCAGTCAAAAGACACATGACCACCGTCCCACTGGCCCTCTTACTTGCCTCTCCCCCGCAAAAGCAGCCTCTTTTGACTGTAGATTTACCTACTTGTTTTTTACtcttaaaaaatcagaattatatagtatattttcttttgtgtctgactttgtCAACATTATGTGTGTTAGAACCATCCACAGTGTTGTGGGGCTTCTTTATTGTTagtgctgtgtagtattccactgtCTGACTCTACCACAATTTATTCAACtcttaatggacatttgggttgtttctatcaacacttttaaaaagcaatcatcTTTTCCTCATAGCCACCCCTTGACGAGTAAATAGTTACTCCAGCCCTGGTAAATGTTAGgaagaaatgggcaaaggagagagaaggaaaacagacAATAGGTGTAAGTTACTTTAgaggaagtgaaaattatttttctattaagcAAATACATTGATCTGCAGAACACACAGCGAAAATTTAGTTTGGGGAatggttttacaaagaaaaatacaacattcagtttaataatatataacttttaattaagtacagtcagttacaatgtgtcaatttctggtgtacagcacaatgtcccagtcatgcatatatacatatatattcgttttcatatgcttcttcattaaaggttattacaagatgctgaatatagttccctgtgctacacagaagaaatctgtttttttaatctatttttatagagTGGCTAAcattgcaaatctcaaactcccagatttatccattcccacccactttcccccaaTAATATACAACTTTAAATTATATGCAATTCACTTTACTAGTAAACCATTCTGAAGTAAGGAAACATTAgaataatattcaaaaaataataaaagtgtttttttcatttccaagtcATGGATAGAAGAAACAGGAGGGAAGCGGAGAACTCGGCTGAGGGAAATCCAACCAGGTAACAACGAAAATGACTGGGTCGCAAACCTCAGTAGGGAGTTTGGTCCCGCCTGGCCATCGCCACGTGCTTCTTCAGTAACTTTGCATTCCCAGCCTCAGAACTATTTATACTTTCTTCTCTTCTGACGTTCCTCAGTCCTCCAACCCCACAGCTGATGACCCAGCTTCCTAAATCACTCCCACCCCTCCAAGTCCTCTTTCTATCCGAGGGcatagctgtttttttttctttttaaaggccgTCCATCAGCATCTCAGTAAAAGGCACCACCATCCATCCAAATACTCAAGCAAGACACTCAAGCTCAAACCACCCATGattcttctcttcctcattctcATTTGCTTCTATCAGCAAGCCCTACTGTTTCTACCTCTTAGATGTATATCGCATGCCACCACCTTAGTCCGAAGTTACCAGTCTCTTGCTTGCCTGCAACAGCCTTGTAATTGTTTTGCTTTCACTGCTGCCTCTCGCTGGTAACTCTTCACGTGAACAACCAGAACGACCTTTcaagaatatttattaattagATCATGTCTCTCCCCCGCCTAAAATGGTTCAGTGGCTTCCCCCTACAGTTAAAATCCAAATCGACAACTCACCTACTCTTCAACCTCACTCCGTGCCCTTCTCCGTGGCTCACTGGGCTCTAACACCACAGCCTCCATCCAGTTCCTAGAAAATACAGAACTCTTCACTGCTTCAGGGTCTTAGCACTCACTCCCCGTGCTGGCCTTCATTCTTTACATTGCTAgattccccccccaccccaattcttTGTTTTTCAGGTTAAATGTTCCCTTCTCAGACTGGAGGCAGTGACCCTCTACCTTTATTCACCCTTACAGCACAGTATGCAGGCATCTTGGCACAATGTGATTTTATTTACGATTTTAACTGTCTGTCTTACCCTCACTAGAACACAAGCTCTATGACGAGGGGGCCTAGGTTACTCTTactcaacaatttaaaaaaatatatatatatgagccATGAGATTACTCAACAGCCCACGATGGACACGAATGAAAGGGGCGGGCCAAGGAGGCAAAGCCTCTCTCCGACGTGAGAACCCCTGCAGCAGTCCGCGACGCCCAGCACAGAACCCGGAGATCACTAGGCCCTAAGGAGCGCGGTGGCCTCGGGCCACCGAGAACCCCAGAGAAGCCTGGGCTTGGGGTGCGCGCGGGGGTGTCCTCTCTCGCTGCTGAGCTCCGGCACCTGCGCTCCGCCCAGACCGCGGAACACCTGAAGCAGCAGCCTAGGGGGTGGAGACTAGCGGTCCGAGAAAGGGATCCACCAAGTTTTACAAATTACGCCATCTGCGGCCGTCCTTTTAAAGAAACGAGCGCAACTACCCAACGACCTCAACTTTACACCTGTCCTGCTTTAGGCCAGCAGCGCCCACAGACCGTATAGTTCTCCAACCTAAATCGCCGGGGATAAATAACCCGATGAAACTCCGCGGATGCGTAACccagcccacctcccctcctcccaggcagTTCCTTCTTCCTTCCGGAAGCTCGGAGGCCACGCCCACTTCCGCAACGCCGAGACCCGCCGCGCGACGCTACGGGCCTCAGCCAATGGCCTGCCTCGCAGGGAACGTTACCTCTGACCTCAGGGCTAATCAGAGACAGAAGGACGCAGTCCTCGCGAGAGGTGAGGTTGAAGCTGTCTCCGCCATCTTGGAGATGGGAGACGGGCGATGGCTGTCGTCCTTCTGCTAAAGCAAACAAAACGGGCACATTAGTCACCCCCCGAGTGAGGCTCTCATCACTCTAACTGTTGGCCAAAGCTACAGAAGAAGCGAAGGTGTCAAAGCCGAGTGCGGCGATACTGATAGCAGCTTCAACTGCCTGCTGGGGCGGCAGAAGTGAAGTAACTGAGGACCGGAAGGATGGTGCAGTCGTGTTCCGCCTACGGCTGCAAAAACCGATACGACAAGGATAAGCCGGTTTCTTTCCACAAGTAAGTACCCTGAGCTCCTCCCGGGGCCGGCTAGGGCCGGGGGCGCGCGGCCCTGCTTGTGGGTGGAGCCAGGCGCGTGTCCGCGCGAGACCTAGTGAGAGGGGCGTGGCCAGGGGCGGGGCGCGATAGGGCTCTGGGGGCAGGGAGCGGTGGGCGTGTCCCTGGCGTCACCGCCCGCTCTCCGCCCCGGGTTGCGCGTTCACAGGTTCGCGCGCCGCCCGGGATGGCAGGTTCTGGGCGGACCTGCGATGCCTGGAGTCCTCGCGGGTCATGAGGGCTCCGGACCGAGAGGCAGCTGGGTTTCACCACCCGGGTCATGGAGAAGCCCGGTTGGTCATCACTCTTTAGACCGAAACGGAGAAGTCACGCCTTTTCggccctgctggggaggaggtCCAGCGTCACAGCAGTTAAGGACTGACTTGGCCAGGATTTCAGGGAGGATGCTGTGGACCCAGTGTCCAGGATCCAACCTTTCAGGACCTCTAGATCTTAGAGAAGGTGTCAGATCCTGCCCAGATGAAGAGCCATGTTTTGGCACACAATAATAACGTGGACAGTAATAGTATAGGGGCGCGTGGAGGAAGCCCTCGGAGAAGAGCGGCCTCGCAGCTCTCAGGGCGGTTTCGTCCAGAAGTTACTGCGCCTCGGGTCCTAGAGGAGGAAATGTTCTCTTGAAAAGAAAACCGCAAAAGTGACTCCATTACAATACCGTTTGCATTCAGCCCAAttcaatattttcaaattttattccaGTAAAATTTGGGGGGTGATAATTCCCgactgtaaatggaaaatagCTGAAGAAATTAGAGCCAGTGGTAAATTAGACAAAGTACTTACAGCTAAATAATTACAAAAGCAGAATCTTAAATATTCATTCAGCTTTGGGGGTGCGAGCCTTTTATGTTTAATTGGGGATGTGGATGCATTTTTATACGTTTGATATAATATGAGAGGAACAGAAATAAGAGTGTCTAGAGCATAGAGagattttttgaacttttttttaattgaaatattacaatattgtgttaatttctggtgtatagcatgtttcagtcatacatgtattccttttcatattctttttcattagaggttactacaaaatattgactagagttccctgtgctatacagtacttgttgtttattttatatatagtagtttgaatCCTGTAATTCTCTGGGTTTAAGATCATTAAAAAGCCTTGACTGCTGCATTCAGACTTGTATCTTCTCCAAATCCAAGATCCTGTAACTCTCCAAGTCCCTGCTCTCTGGGTTGTTCCTATACACTGGTCACTAAAGTCTTCTGCCTTGGGATTTGATTCCTTGACCCCCAGGTAAACAGAGAAGTCTGGGGCTCCAGTCATCATGGGCTTAACCGTCAGCTCCCCCGTCCTGCAGTTCTGTTCAAATTCCTTACTGATGATTTAAGTTCAGTACTTCCCACAGCCCTGGTAAGACACTAAGACGCCGTAACACTGTGCCCACTGTGAATGCATCAGGGAAGAGGACACTCGGGTTCCCCCTTCAGTCAGGCAGTCTCTTCTAGTGGGGTAGGCAGGTGctcaaaaataataatgaaagtatTATCAGCAGTTGTTACTAAGGACGCTGAAAGCTTGGTGCTGTGAGAGCAGTTAGCACTAAGACCTAAGAAAACAACAGATATCCCAGGAGAGGTGCCATCCAAATAGAGCTCTgaagactgaagaggaaggagcTTAACCAGGGGGACCTGGGATAAGGGTCTCCAGGAGATTACTCCATATTCCAAGCCTTGCTGCGGAAGGGGCTGTGGCAAGAGCGTAAAGAGATCTTGAGAATGGTGATGTTTCCTCTTCCAAGAAGGGGACAGAACACTTAACGCTTCTGGGATTCAGTTAAGTGTATCCTAATGTTAACTCTTGATTTATTAGAATTTCTGAGAGCTGATGAATTGGCCTCTAGTTCTTTCAAAGTCAGGGAACAGGTCTGGAGAGGGTGACCTCTTGGTGGGTTCAGCTTCCCACCGCCCGGTTTCTAATGACATGGCAGAGGGAATCAAAAAATATGGGAAGCCCTCCACTGGCTCTGCAGGCTAATTAAGGATGACGTTCGTACACCAGAAATAGGGAGCTTCCGCAGGTTGTTTTAAACAACTGATATAATGGGGAAAAATGGCTAACCTGCATCTCATCCCTTATCCAAAAGAGCAGTTTTGGGAAGGAGTTGTAAAGAGCTTGACAGAACCTCACAAAAACCCTGAATTATAGTCCTTGAGTCAGGAGGCCCGGAGCACTGAGTTTCACCGGAGATTGTGACTGTGTCTGTATTTCTAGAGGCCACTGCCCACAAGACACCTTCCTGgagtctttcttttctcatttcctatGTGGTGGCTATGCTGGGCAAAACACAGAAACTGCCGTGAGGTCGGTTAGAGTATCCTGACCACAGCAGAATCAGGCTCTAGCATCCCTCACTTGGAAGAAAAACGAACAGAGTTGAAACTCCTTtgttgtttggcttctttccaaccccctccccccacctgctcACTAAATCCTTGAGCTGCAAAAGTGAAATCACAACTTTAaactcttcccacctccctctatCTGAGCCCAGTGGACATATTTCAGTTAAGAGAGGAAatgattaattttcttttatttctttatcattaTGGTTTGACTGTTATTGGATTAATTCATATTTGTCAGACCGATTCTATTAGAACTGAAAGCTTCTTTTCCTCAGTACATAGGTATAAACAAACATGCAGTTTTGTTTTACAATACACAGACAATCACTAGTGAGCCATAATACAGATTCACTCTATAGTGTGTATATTTTACCTGAAACTTTTAGTGTTTTCAGTATAAAAAGTTAAGCATTAATAAGTGAGagaagggggaaggtatagctcagtggtagactgtatGCCTAACACACaagaggtcctcggttcaattcccagtaccgccattaaaaaaaccccaaaaaacctgATTACATTCTCCTACCAAAAATGTGAGAGAAATCAATAGTGGAGCTGTGATTTATCCTTGTGTATTTAGATGTGTGTGGAAGCCCTGTATCtgcaatattaaaatatatatatattttttatatataatattatttataaaatataaaaatatatataatattactgTATATGGGCCCTCGACCCCCAACCTCCCATCACGTCCTCTTCCAACTACATGCATCTGTCCATGTGGCTAACTTTTAATAAGTGTATTTTTACATTATGTGACTTCTTAGTCTGTCTTATTTAGCTTGTATATGTCATAACTGGCAGTCTCATAACTGCTGTGTGATCAGTAAGTTTCCAATAAGAAATActacttttcaaaaaaccaaaaattccATGCTGGAAGGGGTGAGTTACATTCCACAGTAGTGGTGGTCACTTTACttacaggatttttaaaacaagtaaCGTTTTTAACAAATAAAGGTAATAAAGGCACAACTAAAAACTGTCCAAAAAGAAGATCAGCGAAGCTAGTGTTTTATCAAATATTCCTCGGTGTGTTAGCACCAATGTAAGGTAGTTCTTTCCTAAGCAGGAAAGTCTGGCTGTGCCCTCTTTTTGGAATAAGGTTGGAAAACTGAATTACGTTGTCTTCTTAGGTTTCCTCTGACTCGACCCAGTCTTTGTAAAAAATGGGAGGCGGCTGTCCGAAGAAAAAACTTTAAGCCCACCAAGTACAGCAGCATTTGCTCAGAACACTTCACCCCAGACTGCTTCAAGAGGGAGTGCAACAACAAGTTACTGAAAGAGAACGCTGTTCCCACAATATTTCTTTGCACGGAACCGCATGACAAGGTAGCACATGTTTACTGGGTGGTTTTCTGTGGATAACATTCCTGTGTCCGTTGTGGAAAATTGGGAAAATCCAGAGAagtagtaagaaaataaatattattgtatatgtgcagtcaaaatTGTATCAGTTTTACCTattaaatctgaaaaatgaaaaaaaaaataaataaaatcttaaataccctaccaaagaaaaaaaagaaatgttacctGGAACCTATCACTTGTCAATAACCCTTGTTCACagtgaaatactttttaaaaatacaaagtgcAGTTGATTAAAAGTTGAATATCCTCACCCTAAGAAAGTCAGTCTAGCTTTGTCTCTTTAAGattcctctctcttcccacctgtAGGCTGGTAagttttgatttttctgtatcaGTGATACTTCAGTTTCAATGtatttttcccctcagttttaaGTGCTTAGCATTTAATTAAATCTGCCTAATCTGTCTCTTTCTTGCATTCCAGGACTACTTCAGGTAGAAAAGTATAATTAAAACTTGagctgttttctcattttggaaTGTTTCTATAGCAAGGCAACAGGAAAAATGTCTACTGTTCTTAAATTCCGCAGATGAAGTCTTTTCAACTGTTGCTTTGAGTTACGAAACCCAGACGTTCTCTGCATTCTTGTTGCAGAAGGAAGACCCGGAGCCGCCAGAGCAGCAGCCCCCGCCTCCCCTGAGCCCGCCTATCTCCCAGGTCGACGCTGCCATCGGATTGCTCATGCCCCCGCTCCAGACCCCCGATAACCTGTCCGTGTTCTGTGACCACAACTACACCGTGGAGGACACCATGCACCAGAGGAAGCGGATTCACCAGCTGGAGCAGCAAGTGGAGAAGCTCAGGAAGAAGCTCAAGACCGCCCAGCAGCGGTGCCGGAGGCAGGAGCGGCAGCTGGAGAAGCTAAAGGAGGTGGCTCACTTTCAGAAGGAGAAAGACGACGTCTCGGAGAGGGGCTACGTGATCCTACCCAATGACTATTTCGAAATCGTGGAAGTTCCAGCGTAAAAAAGTGAGATTTATGTCGATTTTTCACGGGGcgataccacacacacacccctcttctAGCCCACAGGGGAGTTTCGTTTGAAAAGATTACACTTGATTACTTGTATAAAAAccattcagaatatttttttaaaaagaataaattagataTATACtgtaaaattgtaatttttttttttagtttgtaatGTCAGcgtttttacattttaacaaaatattttaaaagttataaagtaACCTCAGAGCTCCCATATAAGCTGGTTTCCAGAttggggatttttgttttttaatttgagtaTTTCTAGAAAtgacagaaacataaaaaagtaaagagaatgaGAACAGTACAGTGAGGATGATTTTGGTTTAAAGCGTAACATTTTTAATTAATGCAGTTTATTGAAAGAACTTAGTTACGTCTGAAGTCAGAAGCAAGGGACATAACTtctcagaatatatatattcttattcacaCATCCTTGTTTGTCAAGTCAGAAGATTCATCTGTCTTTCTTAATCACTTGTCAAAGATAAGTTGGCAAgtcaatactttaaaaagaaaaaaaaaaagatcggtTGTCTTCTGAGCAGAAAATGAGTCATTCCATACTGAATCTAAATGGTTAAATAATGCTAAAAAATCGATTTTTAAAAGTGGGCCCTTCTCTCCCCCCACTGTCTAGCATTATAGAGTTAGAAGTTTATCTCCAGTGGAAGATACATCCTTCAATAAATAAAGTAAGCATTGCTATCCACGAAGTAATGAAGATGGTGACCTGGTCCATGGTTAGCTTTTTTCTGTCACTGCTCTGAGCCAAGGGACACTCAGTTCCCCAACTGTAGTCACACCTGCATCCAAATCTCTAACCAGGTGCATTGTGTTGGTAGAGTTTGACTTGTACTGTAGTATGGAAATCTTGCCCTTGACTAATTGGTTTTGGCCAAGGTTTCACATAAAAAATGATTTCTTC contains:
- the THAP1 gene encoding THAP domain-containing protein 1 → MVQSCSAYGCKNRYDKDKPVSFHKFPLTRPSLCKKWEAAVRRKNFKPTKYSSICSEHFTPDCFKRECNNKLLKENAVPTIFLCTEPHDKKEDPEPPEQQPPPPLSPPISQVDAAIGLLMPPLQTPDNLSVFCDHNYTVEDTMHQRKRIHQLEQQVEKLRKKLKTAQQRCRRQERQLEKLKEVAHFQKEKDDVSERGYVILPNDYFEIVEVPA